A DNA window from Panthera tigris isolate Pti1 chromosome X, P.tigris_Pti1_mat1.1, whole genome shotgun sequence contains the following coding sequences:
- the LOC122235269 gene encoding endogenous retrovirus group S71 member 1 Env polyprotein-like, translated as MAVKVDGVRTWIHHSQVKKNCMKAGTPHTDTEPDNEQQWKVQRHPEDPLKLRLMDTVMGKVIASNTSSTVPCFLFDLCDLVGDLWRTLVTNYKQPKGFAPLVPENPYMVTYGCGHRDQEQKLANIRGLYSCPANGKVGCEGEGRYHCAKWGCETLAPWLAGQGHDPLITLLRTPDPKCKTQGKCNVTKICLKKVSSSSIFSSSWDTGDTLGLRMYAPGVDKGIFFTIQRVKRKTPPNLVGPNKDMILHPPLFPTVPSQPTLRSGAPTKSELPTTGHIQYPFSPETHWLDVVDSMYAWLNSSHTEIVQDCWLCLNPKPPYYVGVATNAGIGQDIEKHVVKLLNPSMTLCPWGSRPILTLRDLQGQRWCIVSQEYNWQNPPYKNSCAEVYIPSSSDTDSTQNIAYRALTGAWFACSSGITPCTTAAYFGVGTQEICILVHILPQIYLYSGEAGREHLRLFEGHSRVKRAAPVLIPLLVGLGIVGSTAIGTAGLIVGDQNFKTVSKQVDQDLGYLETSISQLEHQVDSLAEVVLQNRRGLDLLFMKEGGLCVALGETCCFYANNSGVIRDTLSLVRDNLRTRECAREASNNWYQSLFSWPPWLTSLLTAVAGPLLLLLLGLIIGPCIINCNDTAGSQRQQWRSTGMLLVPDLEELAEE; from the exons ATGGCCGTGAAGGTAGATGGTGTCCGAACCTGGATTCATCACTCTCAGGTTAAGAAAAACTGCATGAAGGCGGGAACACCCCACACTGATACAGAACCAGATAACGAACAGCAATGGAAGGTTCAAAGGCACCCAGAGGATCCTTTAAAGCTAAGACTGAT GGACACTGTCATGGGAAAGGTGATAGCATCTAATACCTCTTCCACtgtgccttgttttttgtttgatttatgcGACTTGGTGGGGGACTTATGGAGGACTTTAGTTACTAATTATAAACAGCCAAAGGGCTTCGCTCCTCTGGTCCCCGAAAACCCCTATATGGTTACCTATGGATGTGGACACAGGGATCAAGAAcaaaaattggctaacatacgAGGGTTATACAGTTGCCCAGCAAATGGAAAGGTCGGATGTGAAGGAGAAGGCCGATACCATTGTGCAAAATGGGGTTGTGAAACGCTGGCTCCCTGGCTGGCAGGACAGGGTCATGACCCCTTAATCACCCTCCTTAGAACTCCAGATCCCAAATGTAAGACTCAAGGAAAATGTAACgtaacaaaaatatgtttaaaaaaggtTTCTAGTTCCAgtatcttttcctcttcctgggacACTGGAGACACTTTGGGTCTCAGGATGTATGCTCCAGGAGTTGACAAGGGCATTTTCTTTACTATACAAAGGGTTAAAAGAAAAACTCCACCCAATCTGGTAGGGCCAAACAAGGACATGATTTTACACCCCCCACTTTTTCCGACTGTCCCTTCCCAACCTACCCTGCGATCAGGTGCCCCCACAAAGTCAGAGTTACCAACTACAGGTCATATCCAGTACCCGTTCTCCCCTGAGACGCATTGGCTAGATGTAGTAGATTCTATGTATGCTTGGCTAAATTCATCTCACACCGAGATTGTACAAGATTGTTGGCTGTGTTTAAACCCTAAACCCCCATATTATGTGGGAGTGGCTACAAATGCTGGCATTGGGCAAGACATAGAAAAGCATGTTGTGAAATTGCTAAATCCAAGCATGACATTGTGCCCTTGGGGTTCACGACCAATCTTAACCCTAAGAGACCTCCAAGGGCAGCGTTGGTGTATAGTGTCCCAAGAATATAATTGGCAGAACCCCCCTTACAAAAACTCTTGTGCAGAAGTGTATATTCCAAGTAGTTCAGATACTGATAGCACCCAAAATATAGCATACCGAGCCCTTACTGGAGCCTGGTTTGCTTGCTCATCAGGAATTACCCCCTGCACTACAGCCGCATACTTTGGGGTCGGCACCCAAGAGATTTGTATCCTAGTTCATATTCTCCCACAAATATACCTATATAgcggagaagcagggagagaacaTTTACGTCTATTCGAAGGACATTCCAGGGTAAAAAGAGCAGCACCAGTCCTCATTCCACTCCTAGTGGGACTGGGAATTGTGGGATCCACAGCTATTGGAACTGCTGGACTCATTGTGGGGGACCAAAATTTCAAAACTGTAAGCAAGCAAGTAGATCAAGACCTAGGCTACTTGGAAACTTCAATTTCTCAGCTGGAACACCAAGTAGACTCTTTAGCCGAGGTtgtattacaaaacagaagagggctTGATTTACTCTTCATGAAGGAAGGGGGACTCTGCGTGGCCCTCGGAGAAACGTGCTGTTTTTATGCGAACAATTCCGGAGTAATCCGAGACACTCTCAGTTTGGTCAGGGATAATCTTAGGACCAGGGAATGTGCCAGGGAGGCCAGCAATAATTGGTATCAGAGTTTATTCTCTTGGCCCCCCTGGCTCACATCACTGCTCACCGCCGTAGCTGGGCCACTGCTATTGTTACTTCTCGGGTTAATTATTGGCCCGTGCATTATCAATTG taatgaCACTGCGGGATCTCAGAGGCAGCAGTGGAGAAGTACTGGAATGTTACTAGTCCCTGACCTTGAAGAACTTGCAGAGGAATAA